GGGATTTCTGAAACAAGCAGCGAAAATTTAATAGTCGGTGGTGCCCATGATTCTGCCCCGTGGCAAGAGAACAGGTTAATGCTTGATGATTCTTCCTTAAGGTGCGTGTTCCCTTGTGAAGGCAACGAAAGGCCTAGTCAAGGCCTTTCACTCTCGCTTAGTTCAACCAACCCTTCGAGTATTGGGTTGCAATCTTTTGAGCTACGACAAACAAACCATCATCAGCATCTTTCTGATTTTGTTTCAAGAGAGGGGTATTTTGGAAAATCAATCAATGCTCAACAGCAACAACAAATGTTGCAAGACGGGTATATGAGTCCTAACAAAGCTGCAAATATTTATCAGGGGCATTTTCTAATCAAGAACTCCAAGTTCTTGGTGCCTGCACAGCTCCTTCTGAACGAGTTTTGTAGTCTCGGAACAAAGGAAAATGATGTGCAAAAGCAGAAGCACTCTCAAAAGAACAAGTGGGAAGAGGGTAACAACGGTGGCGGTTCCTCAAAGAACCATTCTCTTAGCTCTCTAGAGTTCGTGGAACTGCAGAAGAGAAAGACAAGGCTGCTCTCGATGCTGGAAGAGGTACATATGTTtcaaatattcttatttttgtttGGCTTCATTTAAGAGATGAGTTTGTACTTGGCAAGGAAATATCTTTTGAGTAATTGTTCCACATAACATGGAAAAAGTGAGTAAAAACCATGCATTTACTTCAATTCAATTACCCGTCACAATCCATGTTCTTAACTTTTCGTTGGTGTGGTTGATGGGATTGGGGTCTTTCCACTTTGATTCGTGAACTAATTAAGCAGCTGGTGCGGGCCTTTTCGTCAATGCAAACTCGTGACAATTCAGCCTTTTTATTTATCCTCACAACCAAACCCCCTAATGTTTTGCCTTTTACCTTTTCTTAGCAACTTCGCTTTCATTTTGTTTGTGTTACTTTAATGAAAATCTTGCAAAGATTCATTCAATTCCGAGGTGGCTGTAACTTTCAAAGTGAAATTTATATATTACTTTTCTTTCACTTGCTCACGCTTTTTGTTGTGAAGGTTGATAGAAGATACAAACATTACTGTAACCAAATGAAGGGTGTGGTCTCCTCCTTTGAAGCAGTGGCGGGTAACGGGGCAGCCACAGTTTACTCGGCTTTGGCTTTGAGAGCCATGTCTAGACATTTTAGGTGTCTGAAAGATGGAATCATGGACCAAATTCAAGCCACCAGAAAAGCTATGGGAGAGAAGGATCCCGTTGCACCAGGCACAACAAGGGGCGAAACACCAAGGCTTAAAATAATTGACCGATCACTCAGACAACAAAGGGCCTTTCAACAAATTAGCATGATGGAAACTCATCCCTGGAGACCCCAACGTGGCCTTCCCGAACGATCCGTTTCAGTTCTTCGGGCTTGGCTTTTCGAGCACTTTCTTCATCCGTAATTCCTCTATACTCTACTATTATCCTCTTCTTATTTTATTCACTTCATTGCTGTGCATATATGAGGAAACTGAGTATAAAAAGTAAGCTACAGAATAGATTTTGCAAAGGAATCAATGTTCTCTCCAAATCAATAGACGAGAACAGCCATTGGCAGTTGATGGTGGCACAGTGTAGAATCTGAATGAATGATTCGTGCCCGAGTAAAAAACCACGtgaattgaaattaaatttggTAGCTTCTGTGCATCACCATTGAGATTCCATGTTGTGGTATTTTGTCAGTTTATTTTGAacgatttttatttttgttttgtacaTTAAATTATAATCACAATGTTTCGAATTGCCTCTTTCTCTCAACCACTACGTAGGGCCCGGTTTGCCCCACCACAGTTATCTCTAATCATTAATCAATTAGTAACTCCTACGTGCCATCGAAGGTCACATGTAGTGTTAATTAATGGTTTGGGTGAAAAACCTTTGCAGGTACCCAAGTGATGTCGATAAACACATCCTAGCCCGCCAAACTGGTCTCTCCAGAAGTCAGGCACGTGTACATATATCTTCATTCATTTGCATTTGAATATTAACGTTAACGTAACTAAATTAATCGTTGCTGTTACATGCACGCAAGTTGAAAGTTGAAAATGAATAGATCAATTAATTAATATGGTTTGGTGACACCGACACGCGTGGAATTTGGGAGCAGGTTTCGAATTGGTTTATTAACGCCAGGGTGAGGCTGTGGAAGCCCATGGTGGAGGAGATGTACTTGGAAGAAGAGAAGGAACACCAAAACGACGTAGCATCGTCGGAGGGAGGAGGCGCCAATCCCGAGGGGGATCAAAACGCGCCACGCGAGGATCAGAAGCCGACGCAGGCTCGGCTCCTCCGAATTGACTCGGAGAGCGTGTCGTCCATGGTCACCAGCACGGACCACAAAAACGACACGAAAAGCGGCAAAGGCCTCCAAAACGACAACCAATTGAACGACAGCAGCCATCCCGCGGAGGCGTTCGGGTCGGTGGAGCTTGACTTTTCGTCGTACGCGCAGCACTCCTCCGGCGTGGTTGGTGGGGGCGTGTCGTTGACGCTAGGGTTACAGCAGCAGGGTGAAAGTGTGGTGAGTTTAGCGTTCCCGCCAGCGACTCAGAGCTCGATGTTCTACGCACGGGACCAGATAGAAGAGTGTCAAACAGTTCAGTACTCTCTTTTGGACGGCGAAGGACAAAACATGCCGTATAGGAATCTCATGGGGACACAATTGCTCCATGATTTGGTATGATATCATcattaatcaaattatatacTCTCAATTCAATCATGGAGGACGTGGATTTAGATCTCACGTAACTAAGTATATGCTAGTAGTATTTGTGAAATTAGTTTAAAGTAGAAGGATTAGTGTTCATCTTTAGTTAATTAACtagcttttatatatatatagtacatagttaattatatatatatagaatttCAGCTACACTACACTTGTAGTTAGATAATGTAAACTTTGAACAGGCATTGATCACGAGCATGCCTCCTCTATTTTGGAATTTGAATCTTCAACTGGTTGATTCAAGATTATGTATATGCTTGATTAATGTTGTGAATGTagttttttagttgtttttatgaAGGTGTTTTTGTTGATggaaaataaatgaatttttggATATTTGTAGTTTATTGACGAAAATAAAGGAATATTGTAAAAGGACAATAAATGATTTTGGGTTGGAtgctaagaagaagaagaggtgGAAAAATATCAAAGATAATTTGGAAGGGTTGTGTGGTCCCTTGTTCACTTCATGGAAGATGTACAACTTCTGGTGCCAATAAGAATTGGTTGCTTTATGATATATCTGTTTTATGATTGGTTCAACGGTGCCCCTTCTTTTTCGCCATTAAAATGATATCTTTACAACAGTGTAGGAGGCACTAGCTAGGGTTTTTTAAGACCAGATGCATCATGCATGCTCTTTAATCACTGCAACTTGTTTTAAAGCTTCATCATCGATACCCTTTCTGCACTCGTCTTTATTTAATTTCCTTCATTACTCGATCTTATTATGCCATGATAAATCTGGTGTGTATACTacattttctgttttaattaACAATGCTCGAAGATGCAAAAGTTATAATTAGTTCCAACTTCTATCTGGATTTTCATGTCAGATGGCTCTCTAACAACGGTTACAAGTTTTTGTTTCAATAAACCTTTTAAGAAATATTATAGGaagaaattgtaaaataaattaacttttaatgTACTCAAATTCATTTATTCACTTCAAGTTTTATAAAAATTCTTACGTTTAGTTTTATTAAAAGCCATCTTTTTTTATTCCTTATATATAAACACATGTatataacactaaaaaaattattaaataaaaattaattttaaaaacaaaaataattaattattatattgattaaattaaatattattttaaaatattcaaaaataaaaaagttttgatatatttttgttatggTTGTGTTAAGACAGTGTAATGCAATTTCAATCTTAGTTAGAAGTTAATTATGTTCATTGCAAAGATTCTAAATTTACACATAAATTACTGTCAATAGATGAGATCAACTCCTATGAATATAGTGTAACTGttagtaataaataattattgttatatCAATATAGTATTTGTATGcttatatattagtttttttttttctatgttttgagaattatgataatataattttttttctattctttttgttttgtaaATTAGTATATAGAGTTTATTAAGATTTGGTCATGGTTTTCCTCTGATTTATTCTTTTTATGTGCTttgaactttttttctttttttttatacttttaaccCTCTTATATATATAGAGTTGCACAATGATAATTTTCTCGTATATGAAAacaagtttttattattgtcaaTAGTCTCAAGTTCACATAATTCTTGTACAATCACGATCCTCTTCTCAAATACACGTATACAGGAGATGTGAAAATCATTGTGAATTCGAAATTTCTTCAGTACGAGCAATAAGATCAACTTCTTATTGCATGACACATTGCTTCAATGTCTACTCTCATTCTTACAAAGATTATTGATATCAATTCTTCCTTCCCAATATGGTCCAAAGTTAAGGGTGTATTATGCGTCtcaaaatagagcaagaatCAAGAAAGTCATGATTAAACTGTGCTCACCAAAGAAAGATAGAATCTGAAGAGATCAAAAAGTGTGTTGATACTCTTGTTGTTATTGGAGTAGCCTTTTCAAATGAAGATCATGTTGAAACTATTCTTGATAGATCATATGAAGAGTATGATAGTTTTGTTACTTCAATCTTATCTCGTCTTGATCCTTACACGATTGAAGAAGGAGaatgttatgtttttttatgaagTTGGGCATTTAATTATGACCAGTATTGATAGTAGAAGATTATGTTTAATGTTTGTGGTTATGTACACAATCAAATCCATTACAATTATATACGCACCCACTTGTTAGGTCATACCTATATATGTTTTAACTTCCTCATATGTAGTCTAGACGAAAAAATGAAGGTGGAGAAAGGTATGACATTGTTCATGTTTGGATCTATGTTTTTGCAAGGAAAATGTAAGAAAGAGAAGGGAGAATGAACACCCCTTAGTTTTCTCaagaaataagaagaaagaGGGTTGGCTTTAGGATGTTTACTCATTTATCCCTTTATACAACTAATATGAATTTTGCTTGTGCTTACTATTTCTATGATCTTCACAACCATACACCAATTTCAATTTTGTAGAGATATGACTTCAAACCTTCAATTTTGTAGAGATATATTGTAGCATCATGGGTCAAGCCCAATATTGCATATGAACAAGTCGTCTAATGTTATTCATATTTAAGGACATTAATGTTGTATCAGTGCAAATCAATCCAGGGATCATGGATAATCAAACTTAAATAGGAGGAGACAACATTTATTACTAAATTAAGCCAATAATAAGATCAAATATAAGGAGAAGGGGGAGAACACTATCCTATATAAGGGAAAGAAAACAATTGACAAATAGACACAACAATACAATGAGTACTTTTAACTCATATTTAGACTATACTTATTATATTGTGTATATTAAAATAGATCAAGAATCAAAACTCAAGATTCAATTGCGCTCACCAAAGAgagacaaaatcattattagtaTTTGTTAGACATCAAAAAGTATGTTGATACTCTTGCTactattaaaatagtttttccaATGAAGATCATGTTTTATTCTTGATGGATTATTTAAAAAGTATGAtagttttgttatatttaataCTATATTATCTTAAAACCTCAATTACTGCTCTCATTGATATGAAGACACCTATCACGGTAAGAAAATCATTGactaaaaatcaatttaaaaaaaaaaataactagttgttataaaaactaatttggaaactaaaatttttttagtctataaaagatatctaatttagtcattatagtaactattttttttatctctaaaattgatttctattctatgattttcttatagtgtataTGATTGGGTTATACTATCCATCCAACACACCTGTCCAAACTAGTAGGTAATATGTCTATATGTATGTTTGTTTGGCAATAATTTATGCGTAAAagaattttctataaaaaacaaataattaagtATGGCAATAAAATATTACCTTTAATActgcatattttatttattttaaaaaattacatttaattcttaaaatgatttgaattttttaaagttcaatataattaatttgatacGAGGGTTTATAAGAGAAAGTCCTGAATGGATAGGAGAGAATATCGAACACGAATACATGAGAAAGTGGAATCAATAATGAATACttctattattaatttaaattttataatatcaataacttatttaatattaaagtaaTCATAGTGCTAACTatatgttattaatatattgttaaataaatatatatactagTCAATATTATTACATTATTAGATTAATAGTGTATATtagattaatatattattttagaataaatatatttgttaacATTATTTAAGCTCATGTCAATCAGTAATATCATAAAGGTATATGTTCTTATCtcaattaatgattttttaaaaaaatacacctAAATATAGCAAtacatttattaataaaatttaatttatgttaaagtatataattaataatttattatattatattttaaatatgaaaacaattaaTAACGTATAtcgttattatttaataaatgacATCTTAAATAATATAGTTCAATgtgataataattaataataatatattaattttatattgcagtataattaataaaatttataataatatcttaattttatattaaagtgtatagttaataaattaatagattATACTATATTGTTAAATGAAAATAACTGTCTGAATTTCTACCAGTGTGCTCCCCCCTACcacaaaatctaaaattaaataaaaaatcatatatccTCTCACAATTTTCTTAAACTAAATAAAACAAGAGTGAATTATTGATTAAGATCTATAAATGAGTGGTGCTGAAGAAGAGGAGCATGATCTCCAACAAAGTGGTCCATAAACATTAATATAGAAAGTATACCACTAAAATAGGGGAGACTAATAACATTctcattaattaattattagtaACTTTATATTGAGTATGAAGTTTTGTCTCACCTTCTTCAAATGTTTTtgtacttttatttatatatatttcctTACTCTTCTTTATACTAAAATATTATAGTAAATCATCTTAACATAATTGcacatagaaaaaaattaaactaataataattataatttagatGTATCTTTCATCTTTTGAACTTAAATCCATAATCTATAATTGAAgctgataaaaataattcatgataataaattattataaagtaAATGAAATATCTTTATAAAATTGCGGTGATAAGATTAGACTTATAAAAAGGattaggaaaaaaattaaaattatcaaacttTGCAAAATACAAACACAGGTTGAATGGAAgaaacaataattatattagaAGATCGAAACAGTTCCAATATGAGTAGTATAGAATCatcaataattcaattttattcttttaaaaattaagtaaaaattaaGAGTCATACATTcttacataataaaaataaacaaagaaaatattgatattaaaaaaatcaaatgtgtttcctaaaaatatttgatttgatGAAATTGAGAATTGTATTTTTGAAATGCAAGACacataaaaatcatatataGAAGAAAATGTGTAGTAAAGTTTGTGATGGGAGAAAAAATACTTGGAAATCAATTAAACTTGGTAGATATTAAATGAAGTTGAGAGAGAATACAAAATGTTGTAATGAAACAAAACTTATTTAAATGAAACTAAATTAAGAGTGAAAGTGAATAAATAAGCTAAGTTATGTATATACCcactaatttaagattttattttatgtaattgaACACTGGAAATTGACTCAAACATTATtgtgtaaataataaataaaaatatataaatagagtataaataattaaatatgtgtCTTATAAACTATTTGATTAAATGAATTTGGAGTTTATGATACTTGAAAATTCAATATATCAtttgagaatatatatatatatatatatatatatatatatatatatatatataattaagacTTTGATGagagaaaaaacaaatataaaattctgatgaaaaaaagttaaaaatcaaaatagatGAAGTTAAGAGGTAATAAATATACATGTTCTTGtactcaatttaaaaaattagatattacTCGTACCCATAAATGATAAAGGTAGGATtctttctcaaaattaaaacttATTCAAACAATAtccatacaaaatttatttgtcATTCTTAACTTTAagtattttcaacttttgatCACAAGAATGATGTAGTTTATTTTAAACTTGTAATAAATTTGTTCTATATAATTACTTATTTAAAAAGTAGATAGTATTTACTTATTAAAATGGATGGAGAACTACTAGTTTTAAAAACCACATATtagacaaatattttttatttttatttcattaaataaataacttcAAACAAACTCACTCGATGTGTTTTCCAACTTAATTTTGTAACACACATCTATTGTtgtcaaatttattaaaaattaaaaaatcattaataagtTAATGAGTCGACTAAAATTTATGAATTTctataaattttaacaaatagTAGGAAGCGTGTTAAATAAAGGTATGTAATATTTCTCTTGTAATGGGCCTATGTATAGAGTCATGAACCTAGTTTTGTAGTGGGCTTATAATGATGTACGACAGCTAGTTGTTTGGAATAGGTTTCTTTTGTGGTCCTTCGAGTGAGGGAAATGTGAAAGGGTTTAGGGTTTGGTTTGGTGCCATGAAACATGTATTATAGGAGGAAGAGGGGTCATTAAAGATACAAATCAATTAAAGCATGAGTTAGTAGCACTAATGATAAATTGTTGGGTGAGGTAGGTTGAAAAAACAACTATCATTTCGTGTGGTTTTTAAGTGCGGTGTTGGTGATTCCATTATTAAAGGAAAAGCCACTAAAATCAGTTAACAACCGAGTTTAGATATTGgtgtaaaagaagaaaaagaaaaaagaaagttcccttttaaaactattttttaaggAAAGGTGATTTTGCTTTTGCATTTGAAAGTAGTATTTGTTAAACTATACTTTCATTTGTTTAAGATAACAGAAACCATTTAAATCCAGCAGAACTCAGAACTAATTATAAGCACTTGTTTTCAAAAATAAGTGAATGATTGAAATTAGAGACAAGGTGGGTTCCACTGGAGGCAACTTTTAGTCCTTCAATCTTGAAGATTCTTTTGCCATTTATGTATTCATAAATTTTGGTGGAGTTTAGGGTTTAAATAGAACGTAGTATATTTGATTGCGCGTTTTCTTCTTTTGTGGTTCAAAACTTATTTCTCATTtgtttttaatagaaaaatagttgaattgaaattaattgattaaaaagtttatacacattttaattcagtaatataaaaaaaattctatgaaaattaattatactGTATAAACAAACTGGCCCTCTGTCTCTGAAAGATTCCTAGTGATTGATAATATACTGTTTTGATTCATCATGTGACTCAACAGCTGTATTATAGAAGACAACACAACTTAGTGTGCAAGGCAAGCAGATCTGTTACCATCTTATTTTAGTGATCTGTATTCCCTGTAATACTAATGAAGAATCAGATACTCGTATATGGAgatataagaaagaaaaaatttggAAAAGTAAATGATTTATTTGCATAAGATTTGGAactttcttctattttttattttttatgaaaaagaaGCGACATGAGCAATAAAAGTTCAAACTTAGTGAAGTGTGGAAGAGGCATTAAGCATGATGATTCTCTTGAATGGCAAGTAAATTACAAGTTTTATTACACATCTGGCTCTGTCATCCCCTCTACATTTTTTGTTTAAAGGACAAATTTTTTTGTACATTGTCACTGACCTTTCCCCAACTATCACTCCTTTTCAGTGAATCCCAgggaaaaattacaaaaatttcTCAACATGAGACTGAGATACccaataaataaagaaataagcttttcaagaaactccaCGAGAATACCTCCTCCCTAATGTAATTTATCACTATCATTAACATCACTATTATGTCTCGCTTAGCTCACCTTCACTGCACACACCCACATCAATCAccatcttccctttctccttcGACCTCTTCACTCTGCAACAGTTTCTCCTCGGAGACTGCCAAAATATTTATCAAAACCAACCCAAATCAATTTCCCATGTCAGTGCCAACAAATTTTGCCAAGTATTTGcaagttaattaaaaaaatactaaaaacaGGTTAGTAGAAAAGTAGTAAAGGAGTTAAGTACTAAGTAAAAGTAGTAAAGGAGTTAAGTATTAAGTAGTAAGCCACCCCTATAGATCCAGATCTAACATTACCAATTAATTTTGTGGAAAAAAACTTTATAATCACCCTCACGTGTTGGTAGTAGTATAATATTGAACTTAAGGAGAGTCAGAGAAGAACATACTCTATTCCATAGATACGGATCTGGCTTCTTGTATACCTCCACTTTGTCAAGTGCAGCAGGACTAGCCATCTTCCATCTGCATTCCGGGTGAGGAACACGATGCCTCTCATACTCACTCACTATATGTTGCATTGTAGAATTATATTTTGCGTTGGAAAAGTAAAATACAAAAGGCTTCTGGCATGGATTTCGGCTAACTGGTCGGGTGTTGAATGCATATGCAGTGTAATCTGCTCTTCGATACCAATTCAAGAATGTTCTCGAAGGCATTTCCATCTCACGTGGTGAAAACACACCACGATATATCTGAACAGCAAAACCCCACGAAACGGAAACAGTCCAGCTTTTTGATTTGTCGTAGCAGATGGATTGCTGCATGAGCCCTGCTGAGTCAAGCTTCATTGGTATAGTGAGCCGTTGAAGGGCTTCCACTCGGGTCACGTTGGGGAAGATTGGCTCAACCACATCAAGGTGGTGCAGTGACACCAATGGAGTCACGGGATGAGATGCAAGAAGGCCAAACAggtttccatacacatcatacTGTTTCAATAAATCAGCGGCAATCAGTGAGGAAGTTATCAGAAtggttaaatatttaaatatacactTGCAAGACTACACACCAATTCCTTGTCCATAACCATTACAGTAATCATCATGACTTTGCCATTTTGTTCAACGAAATGAAAATTATGAAATGCTAGAGTTGGTTGTGAATGATCAAAGTATTcatgttttgaaaattataaataaactaaTGTTCTCTTTTTGGAGCAATTAGAATAGTTTAATAcatagtaataatttttttgtttaattaacAAATGCCCTTAAGTACCATATTAACAAAAACCCATTAAAATCACCTAGGAAGAAAACTACGGAAAAATCAATGACAATTTAAAGCAGCTGTCTCTACTCTTTAAAGTGCAATATGAAGTTAGGAGAAAAAGCATTTTACCATCCGCCACTTTgacaacaactcaaaactcttAATTGTCTCCACAACTTtgaaaacaactcaaaactcttAATTGTCTCCACAACTTTGAAAACAACTGAAAACTTAGTTTGTTTTTAGTCAAAATCTGTAGCGCCTAACTTTCTACACCATATAGAATAGAGCTCGCCCAATAAATCTGCAGCTTAAAGTcaaattttagaaaccaaaaggAAACGGCAGAAGCACCATGACCCACCCCCTCTACGCGACGCTTTTTAATGTCATGTACCTAGAGAAGTTAATTTCTACAATTATATTTTAGTCTTGTCAAATTTCCAAACCCTTAACCTTGTTCTGCTAATTTTCTTAATTCCTTCACCCTAAATGGGCCCCAGTCGTAATTATGAAGTGCACCTAATTCAGGTTTCCAATTGGTTGTACACTAGTCACTAccaataaaatcatttaaagaaaCATGGTTTTGTCTAATACactatactatttttttacaaGTACACACACGAGTACAATATATTAGACAAAAACTTATTAGCCGAATGAAAGAAGTTATTGGGAGGTGTAAATCACCCGCAAGCCAACGCGGATAATTAAAATCCATTAGACAGAAATTGAACACAGGAGGCAAATTCCAGCAAGAAAgcacaaatatattaaaaaaattaatgcgaTTCCACACCGACAAGCAAAGACAGCACTTCAATCCCTACTCGGATCCAGAATAGCCGCAAGTAAAACTAGAACCTTCCCCAGTCCCCAATTCTGGTCACGCCCAAAGTTTTGATTAAATccataattaatattaacaatgGATTGCATAATTACAGATTAAGGGAAATTAAGCATAAAAagcagaattaagaaacaagtCCCCACTCCCACCAAACCCAAACAATGCCGACAAAATTTGATAGGACAATGACAgtaataaacaaataataaataaataaaacattgatTGCAAATAATAATTAACAGTAACAGAAACAATGAGTGAGTTTGAAACAATGAGTGAGGGAGTGAGCGAGTTACGAACCTGGTGAAAACCGATTTCCTTGGTGAGTGGAACACCGAGTTCGGCCATACAAGCTTGCATTCTATCGTCGGAACCATAGAGACCAGGGTAACGCTGAATGCAGCGGTCCTGCATTTCGTTCAGAGCCTTGGCGAGAGGATAACTAATTGCAAAACCTCCTCCGCCGTAAGCCATGTTGTAAGAGAAGTAAATGTTCTGCAAGTGACTCTCCGATAAACTCCCAATGTAGTAGAACTGCTTATGGTCGTATTTCCTCAGAACGCGAATTAGGTTTTCCGTCACGAAAACGGTGTCGTCGTCGCCCATCACGAACCACCGCACGTCCTTCATCCCCAGCCGCAGCGTCTCCGCCACGATCCGCGAGATCCTGATTGCGGACCGGTGCCCCTGCTTGTTGGTGTACCGGAACCTCGCGGTGTCGCCGGAGATTCTCACCGGCGGCAGCGCGTCGCTGTCCTCCTCCGATTTCACCTTCTCGTCGAGCCACACCACGCCGCGCATCTCCTGCGCACGGTACCATAGCTTGATGTAGTTCTTCCTCTTCTCCCAGAGCTTCGCCGACGCGGCGATTCCGAACACCACATGGCGGAGCTCCGTCCGGTCCTCGGAGCTCGTTTCGCGGGATTCCCGGCGGAGAACGGAGGGAACGGCGGGGACGGTGGTGGTGGCATTGACGGTGGGGAGGGTTCTGGAGAAGGTGGCGGTGGCGAATGAAACGTGGTCGCATGCGCGTGGGGTTGAGATGAGCTTGAGCGTGTAGACGACATAAGTGACGGAGACAAAAAGGACGAGAATGACTAAAAGCTTAGGTAAGGTTCGGTGGTGTGCAGTTGGTGCAATGAGCGTGGTAGCAGGCGTTCTCATCTGTTCCCAAATAACTTTCTCTGACTCTTTCTCACCCATTGCAGATGTTGCAATTGCAGATGCAGAGAGA
The sequence above is a segment of the Phaseolus vulgaris cultivar G19833 chromosome 2, P. vulgaris v2.0, whole genome shotgun sequence genome. Coding sequences within it:
- the LOC137812668 gene encoding homeobox protein BEL1 homolog, with protein sequence MARQLCEDKSKDMGSSTGLFYSDVSSNSPTLQPHLMNHIQGFVTDPEMFNLTTGMEMIGFSKNLHPHSESNGVMWKSFFGKSSQHAGPSSSKTMNDSSCNFYNQHEYSNKQDFTSGISETSSENLIVGGAHDSAPWQENRLMLDDSSLRCVFPCEGNERPSQGLSLSLSSTNPSSIGLQSFELRQTNHHQHLSDFVSREGYFGKSINAQQQQQMLQDGYMSPNKAANIYQGHFLIKNSKFLVPAQLLLNEFCSLGTKENDVQKQKHSQKNKWEEGNNGGGSSKNHSLSSLEFVELQKRKTRLLSMLEEVDRRYKHYCNQMKGVVSSFEAVAGNGAATVYSALALRAMSRHFRCLKDGIMDQIQATRKAMGEKDPVAPGTTRGETPRLKIIDRSLRQQRAFQQISMMETHPWRPQRGLPERSVSVLRAWLFEHFLHPYPSDVDKHILARQTGLSRSQVSNWFINARVRLWKPMVEEMYLEEEKEHQNDVASSEGGGANPEGDQNAPREDQKPTQARLLRIDSESVSSMVTSTDHKNDTKSGKGLQNDNQLNDSSHPAEAFGSVELDFSSYAQHSSGVVGGGVSLTLGLQQQGESVVSLAFPPATQSSMFYARDQIEECQTVQYSLLDGEGQNMPYRNLMGTQLLHDLV
- the LOC137812666 gene encoding uncharacterized protein, producing MGEKESEKVIWEQMRTPATTLIAPTAHHRTLPKLLVILVLFVSVTYVVYTLKLISTPRACDHVSFATATFSRTLPTVNATTTVPAVPSVLRRESRETSSEDRTELRHVVFGIAASAKLWEKRKNYIKLWYRAQEMRGVVWLDEKVKSEEDSDALPPVRISGDTARFRYTNKQGHRSAIRISRIVAETLRLGMKDVRWFVMGDDDTVFVTENLIRVLRKYDHKQFYYIGSLSESHLQNIYFSYNMAYGGGGFAISYPLAKALNEMQDRCIQRYPGLYGSDDRMQACMAELGVPLTKEIGFHQYDVYGNLFGLLASHPVTPLVSLHHLDVVEPIFPNVTRVEALQRLTIPMKLDSAGLMQQSICYDKSKSWTVSVSWGFAVQIYRGVFSPREMEMPSRTFLNWYRRADYTAYAFNTRPVSRNPCQKPFVFYFSNAKYNSTMQHIVSEYERHRVPHPECRWKMASPAALDKVEVYKKPDPYLWNRSPRRNCCRVKRSKEKGKMVIDVGVCSEGELSET